The proteins below are encoded in one region of Coffea arabica cultivar ET-39 chromosome 4c, Coffea Arabica ET-39 HiFi, whole genome shotgun sequence:
- the LOC113740272 gene encoding ribulose-phosphate 3-epimerase, chloroplastic-like — protein sequence MATTVSSLGSSALAQSQITGLAVGLRLQKPSLSNPNLPTFTRRRSRTVVKATSRVDKFSKTDIIVSPSILSANFSKLGEQVKAVELAGCDWIHVDVMDGRFVPNITIGPLVVDALRPITDLPLDVHLMIVEPEQRVPDFIKAGADIVSVHCEQSSTIHLHRTLTQIKGLGAKAGVVLNPATPLTTIEYVLDVVDLVLIMSVNPGFGGQSFIESQVKKISDLRRMCVEKGVNPWIEVDGGVGPKNAYKVIEAGANALVAGSAVFGAPDYAEAIKGIKTSKRPVAVAV from the exons atggcaacaACAGTGTCTTCTTTGGGCTCATCAGCTCTAGCTCAATCCCAAATTACTGGTCTTGCTGTTGGTCTTAGGCTTCAGAAGCCTTCTCTCTCCAATCCCAATTTACCCACTTTCACTAG GAGAAGATCTCGAACTGTTGTGAAAGCAACTTCCAGGGTGGACAAGTTCTCAAAAACCGATATTATTGTTTCACCATCTATCCTTTCTGCCAATTTTTCAAAGCTAGGAGAACAG GTAAAAGCAGTTGAGTTGGCAGGTTGTGATTGGATTCATGTCGATGTCATGGATGGTCGTTTTGTTCCAAATATAACTATAGGACCTCTAGTGGTTGATGCATTGCGCCCTATCACAGACCTTCCATTGGATGTGCATCTg ATGATTGTTGAACCTGAGCAGCGGGTGCCTGATTTTATAAAGGCCGGAGCTGATATAGTTAGCGTCCACTGTGAACAGTCTTCCACCATCCATTTGCATCGTACACTGACTCAA ATCAAAGGTCTGGGAGCTAAAGCTGGAGTTGTCCTGAACCCTGCAACCCCATTGACCACGATAGAATATGTACTTGATG tGGTTGATCTAGTATTGATCATGTCGGTGAATCCTGGGTTTGGTGGTCAGAGCTTTATTGAGAGCCAAGTGAAGAAAATTTCAGACTTGCGAAGAATGTGCGTTGAGAAG GGTGTGAATCCATGGATTGAGGTAGATGGTGGAGTTGGTCCTAAAAATGCTTATAAG GTGATTGAGGCTGGTGCAAATGCTTTAGTTGCTGGTTCCGCTGTCTTTGGTGCTCCAGATTATGCTGAAG CTATTAAAGGAATTAAAACCAGCAAAAGGCCAGTTGCTGTTGCTGTTTGA